TCTTCAAGTAAAGTGGATAGGATATGAACTCCTGCAATCGAAGTGTGATCCTTACCCATGGCCAATGATTGTGCATCTGAGAGTGCTTGCTGTAAGCGGTTTGTAAATTTTTCAAATCGCATTCTTGTTATTCCTCACAACAAATTTTTAACTTATCACTTAGATGGGAACGCTTTTTAAAATTTCAAATAAAATTTATATAATTTTCAATATTTTATAAAAATATCAATGCATAAAACTCAGTATTAATATGGGTGTATAAACAATCTATTTCAAGTATATTTTGTATAATTTTTCTGTCCATTCTGTTTTGCACAAAATCCTTATTGTGATTTTAAGGTGAACGTTTTAGCTTAAAGCTTTGCTGCAATTAAAAATGATCGCCATGCCTTTTAAAAAAATTTTACTCAGTGTTGCCTCCCTGCTTCCACTACATGCTGCTGTTGCACAACTGCCACAAGACTCTAGACGAGCAGGCGGTATTGCCGTAATTCCGCTTTCAACTGAAACAACCCAAGTCTTGTATGAACAAAAGCCTGTTTTGATTACACAACAAGGCAAGCAACGTTATGCCGTGTTTGGTATTCCACTTTCTGCTCCATTAGGTCCCTTGACCTTAGCGACCAATCACACCCCTATTCAGATCGAAGTGGCGCCCTACCGCTATGCTGAGCAGCGCTTAAACGTTAAAAATCAAGATTACGTTAACCCAAATCAAGAACAACTTGATCGTTATGCACGAGAAGCCAAAGAGCAAAATGATATTTATAGCTCTTTTTCCCAAAGTAACTGGACCCAGTTTCCTAACTTTATTCGGCCTACAGCTGGTAAATTTAGTAATTCATTTGGCAGAAAGCGTTTTTTCAATGGTGAAGAGCGCGCACCGCACTCAGGTTTGGACATCCCAGCGCCTGTGGGACAGAATGTTATCGCACCTGCTGATGGAGTCGTGGTACAGACAGGCAACTATTTCTTTAATGGCAACACTGTCCTGATTGATCATGGTCAAGGCCTGATCAGTATGTTCTGTCATTTGAGTAAAATTAACGTGGTCAAGGGACAACAGATTCATCAGGGTGAAACACTGGGGTTGGTCGGTAAAACTGGTCGTGTCACTGGACCACACCTGCATTGGGGAATGAGCCTGAATAATGCGCGGGTAGACCCACAATTATTTCTAAAATAAAAAGAAAAGCTTATAAAAAAAGTGACCTATAAAAACAGGTCACTTTTTAGTAAAACTTAATAATTTTAACTTTTAAGCAGCTTCAATAATTTCAAAATCGTGGGTAATTTCAACCCCACCATCGGCAAGCATTTTACTTGCTGAACAATATTTCTCAGCAGAAAGCTCAACTGCTTTTTCAACTTGTTTGGTTTTTACCGCTTTGCCAGTGACAATGAAGTGCAAATGGATTTTAGTGAATACCGCTGGAATTGAATCAGCTCTTTCTGCTTTCAGCTGACATACAACATCCGTCACATCTTGGCGAGATTTTTTTAAAATGGTCACAATATCAAACGAAGCACACCCACCAAGTCCCATTAAAATCAACTCCATAGGACGTGGACCACGGTTTTCACCGCCATATTCGGCAGAACCATCCATCACGACAGTATGGCCACTTTCTGATTTTGCCTCAAAAGCAACATTCTCTAACCAATGTACACTTGTTTGCATTGCAACTACCCGAAAAACGTTATAAATTTACTCTGTTCTTGTACACTAACATAAAATGAGTTGATAAGGAATTTCATCTCTTCTGTGTAGAAAA
This genomic stretch from Acinetobacter sp. C32I harbors:
- a CDS encoding M23 family metallopeptidase, producing the protein MPFKKILLSVASLLPLHAAVAQLPQDSRRAGGIAVIPLSTETTQVLYEQKPVLITQQGKQRYAVFGIPLSAPLGPLTLATNHTPIQIEVAPYRYAEQRLNVKNQDYVNPNQEQLDRYAREAKEQNDIYSSFSQSNWTQFPNFIRPTAGKFSNSFGRKRFFNGEERAPHSGLDIPAPVGQNVIAPADGVVVQTGNYFFNGNTVLIDHGQGLISMFCHLSKINVVKGQQIHQGETLGLVGKTGRVTGPHLHWGMSLNNARVDPQLFLK
- a CDS encoding OsmC family protein, giving the protein MQTSVHWLENVAFEAKSESGHTVVMDGSAEYGGENRGPRPMELILMGLGGCASFDIVTILKKSRQDVTDVVCQLKAERADSIPAVFTKIHLHFIVTGKAVKTKQVEKAVELSAEKYCSASKMLADGGVEITHDFEIIEAA